A part of Streptomyces sp. DSM 40750 genomic DNA contains:
- a CDS encoding GAF and ANTAR domain-containing protein — protein sequence MDWDRFAQQMASLARDLLARHSVEATLERITASATELVEGCDAAGILVLHGTKVETLAPTDQLVVDSDRLQERLGEGPCFDAAVSSRGERVFRIADLTDEPPRWPAYAPRARRLGIGGVMGFLLFTEDEHLGALNLYSHKPGVFTEVSELAGCLLASHAAVAFSSARTHAQLERAITTRHVIGEAMGILMGSHHLTEAEAFDVLRRYSQENNIKLREVARRVCEQGSL from the coding sequence GTGGACTGGGACCGGTTCGCACAGCAGATGGCGTCGTTGGCGCGGGATCTTCTGGCACGGCATTCGGTCGAGGCCACGCTGGAACGGATCACCGCCTCGGCCACCGAACTGGTGGAGGGCTGTGACGCGGCCGGCATTCTCGTGCTGCACGGCACGAAGGTGGAGACGCTGGCCCCCACCGACCAGCTGGTCGTCGACAGCGACCGGCTGCAGGAGCGGCTGGGCGAAGGGCCCTGCTTCGATGCCGCTGTCAGCTCGCGGGGCGAGCGGGTCTTCCGCATCGCCGACCTCACCGACGAGCCGCCGCGCTGGCCCGCCTACGCCCCGCGAGCCCGTCGGCTCGGCATCGGCGGCGTGATGGGTTTCCTGCTGTTCACCGAGGACGAACACCTCGGCGCCCTCAACCTCTACTCCCACAAGCCCGGCGTGTTCACCGAGGTCAGCGAGCTGGCCGGATGCCTGCTCGCCTCCCACGCGGCGGTCGCCTTCTCCAGCGCCCGGACCCACGCCCAGCTGGAGCGGGCCATCACCACCCGCCATGTGATCGGCGAGGCCATGGGCATTCTCATGGGCAGCCACCACCTCACCGAGGCGGAGGCGTTCGACGTGCTGCGCCGCTACTCGCAGGAGAACAACATCAAGCTCCGCGAGGTCGCCCGCCGCGTCTGCGAACAGGGCAGCCTCTGA
- a CDS encoding hemerythrin domain-containing protein, with amino-acid sequence MGHGGDVIAELTTDHEEVEEMFGEIEALPSGDPRRKQYADKVTIELVRHSVAEEACLYPAVREHMTDGDMVADRELEDHAEAERTMKDLERCEADDPEFDQLITQLMTVIRAHIQDEESNLFPRLRESCSADVLNGLGEKVRTAKKTAPTRPHPAAPDTPPANKLLAPGMGLVDRMRDALTGRGKGD; translated from the coding sequence ATGGGACACGGCGGAGACGTCATCGCCGAACTGACCACGGACCACGAGGAAGTGGAGGAGATGTTCGGCGAGATCGAGGCACTGCCCTCCGGTGACCCCCGGCGCAAGCAGTACGCGGACAAGGTCACCATCGAACTGGTGCGTCACTCGGTCGCCGAGGAGGCCTGCCTGTATCCGGCGGTCCGCGAGCACATGACGGACGGTGACATGGTCGCCGACCGGGAACTCGAGGACCACGCCGAGGCCGAGCGCACGATGAAGGACCTGGAGCGGTGCGAGGCCGACGACCCCGAGTTCGACCAGCTGATCACCCAGCTCATGACCGTGATCCGGGCGCACATCCAGGACGAGGAGAGCAACCTCTTCCCCCGGCTGCGCGAGTCCTGTTCGGCGGACGTCCTGAACGGCCTCGGCGAGAAGGTCCGCACGGCCAAGAAGACGGCGCCGACCCGGCCCCACCCGGCGGCGCCGGACACCCCTCCGGCCAACAAACTTCTCGCCCCCGGCATGGGCCTCGTCGACCGGATGCGCGACGCGCTGACCGGCCGCGGAAAGGGCGACTGA
- a CDS encoding HAD hydrolase-like protein: protein MTGVPTRGSAPRLFGSPVHRPPPTARAAGSAVPARHAVVIGDIGADLAAARGAGARGVLVPTPVTRHEEITAADHVADDRLGAVRLVLGLATERGATV, encoded by the coding sequence ATGACCGGCGTCCCGACGCGCGGTTCCGCGCCCCGGCTGTTCGGCTCCCCCGTCCACCGGCCACCGCCGACGGCGCGAGCAGCCGGGAGCGCGGTCCCGGCACGGCACGCCGTCGTCATCGGTGACATCGGCGCCGACCTGGCCGCCGCCCGTGGCGCGGGCGCGCGCGGGGTGCTGGTACCGACTCCCGTCACCCGGCATGAGGAGATCACCGCCGCCGACCACGTGGCCGACGATCGGCTGGGGGCGGTGCGGCTGGTGCTGGGCCTCGCGACGGAACGAGGAGCGACCGTATGA
- a CDS encoding carbamoyltransferase family protein, with protein sequence MRILGINALFHDPAAALLIDGRTVVAAEEERFSRRKHGKRPVPFAAWELPEKAAAWCLTRAGLRPQDLDAVTYSYDPRLARPAQDMGLDDPWDHLRQTYAREAPGFLRAALPGLDPGIVRFVPHHMAHAASGAFAAPDAGDSSVLVLDGRGERASHLAARRVGDRLEPLYAQELPHSLGLVYEELTEHLGFLRSSDEFKVMALASHGTPRMLSELRRHVHPTGDGGFRATGVPWHELCPPRGPDEPWTREHADVAASAQAVLEETLLDLARWLHGRTHDSTLTLAGGVALNCVANSRIAREGPFSRVWVQPAAGDAGTALGGALLLAAAEGEEPEPMPGADLGRDWSDAELGAWLKTAGVPFERPTDIAATVARSLADNDIVAWFQGRSEYGPRALGHRSLLAHPGHAGNLERLNDVKGREQFRPVAPMVLADRAGEIFDGPLPSPYMLFVHDVAPEWRERIPAVVHVDGTARIQTVDAVREPLVARVLGAFEELTGLPVVVNTSLNTAGRPMVDDPRDALECFGSSPVDLLAIGPYAVRRQDLFGTGDEGAAR encoded by the coding sequence ATGCGTATTCTCGGAATCAACGCGCTGTTCCACGACCCGGCCGCCGCGCTCCTGATCGACGGGCGCACCGTCGTAGCCGCCGAGGAGGAGCGGTTCTCCCGGCGCAAGCACGGGAAACGACCGGTGCCGTTCGCCGCCTGGGAGCTGCCGGAGAAGGCCGCCGCCTGGTGCCTGACCCGGGCCGGTCTGCGCCCCCAGGACCTCGACGCGGTCACCTACTCCTACGACCCGCGACTCGCCCGGCCGGCACAGGACATGGGCCTCGACGACCCGTGGGACCACCTGCGGCAGACGTACGCGCGGGAGGCCCCCGGCTTCCTCAGGGCGGCCCTGCCCGGGCTCGACCCCGGCATCGTCCGCTTCGTACCGCACCACATGGCCCACGCCGCGTCGGGCGCGTTCGCCGCGCCGGATGCCGGGGACTCCTCCGTGCTGGTGCTGGACGGCCGCGGCGAACGCGCCTCGCACCTGGCCGCGCGGCGCGTCGGCGACCGGCTGGAACCCCTGTACGCGCAGGAACTGCCCCATTCCCTCGGGCTGGTGTACGAGGAGCTGACCGAGCACCTGGGATTCCTGCGCTCCTCCGACGAGTTCAAGGTGATGGCCCTCGCCTCGCACGGCACCCCGCGCATGCTGTCCGAGCTGCGCCGCCATGTGCACCCCACCGGCGACGGCGGGTTCCGCGCCACGGGCGTGCCCTGGCACGAACTCTGCCCGCCGCGCGGCCCGGACGAGCCATGGACGCGGGAGCACGCCGATGTCGCGGCCAGTGCCCAGGCGGTCCTGGAGGAGACCCTGCTCGACCTCGCGCGCTGGCTGCACGGGAGGACCCACGACAGCACGCTGACCCTCGCCGGAGGCGTCGCCCTGAACTGTGTCGCCAACTCCCGGATCGCCCGCGAGGGCCCCTTCTCCCGGGTGTGGGTGCAGCCGGCCGCCGGTGACGCCGGAACCGCGCTGGGCGGCGCGCTGCTGCTCGCCGCGGCCGAGGGCGAGGAGCCGGAGCCCATGCCGGGCGCGGATCTGGGCCGGGACTGGTCGGACGCCGAGCTGGGGGCCTGGCTGAAGACGGCGGGCGTGCCCTTCGAGCGGCCGACGGACATCGCCGCGACCGTGGCCCGGTCGCTGGCGGACAACGACATCGTCGCCTGGTTCCAGGGCCGCTCCGAGTACGGGCCGAGGGCGCTCGGACACCGCTCCCTGCTCGCCCACCCCGGGCACGCGGGCAATCTGGAACGGCTCAACGACGTCAAGGGCCGTGAGCAGTTCCGGCCGGTCGCGCCGATGGTCCTCGCCGACCGGGCCGGGGAGATCTTCGACGGCCCGTTGCCGAGTCCGTACATGCTGTTCGTGCATGATGTGGCGCCTGAGTGGCGTGAGCGGATCCCCGCCGTCGTGCACGTCGACGGCACGGCCCGTATCCAGACCGTGGACGCCGTCCGGGAGCCGCTGGTGGCCCGCGTGCTCGGCGCGTTCGAGGAGCTGACCGGTCTGCCCGTGGTGGTCAACACCAGCCTCAACACGGCGGGCCGGCCCATGGTCGACGATCCTCGGGACGCGCTGGAGTGCTTCGGCTCCTCCCCCGTCGACCTGCTGGCGATCGGCCCGTACGCGGTGCGGCGACAAGACCTCTTCGGCACCGGCGACGAGGGAGCGGCCCGATGA
- a CDS encoding NAD-dependent epimerase/dehydratase family protein, with amino-acid sequence MTTAFSAKWQHAVVTGGAGFVGSHLCTELLASGVDVTCVDDLSTGRLENVAALLDRPGFTVLRADVTEGIPVERPPDLVLHFASPASPADYLRLPLHTMDTGSLGTRHALELAHASGARFLLASTSEVYGDPQQNPQDERYWGHVNPVGPRSVYDEAKRFGEALTTAHAESKGTDTAIVRLFNTYGPRMRGHDGRAVPTFVRQALAGEPLTVTGDGRQTRSLCYVDDTVHGVLAAAAHSMRGPVNIGNPGEISMLDLARLVIVLTGSDSEIRFIERPTDDPALRCPDITLAHDKLGWEPRVMPVEGLRRTIAWFRAEAENAAAPPPR; translated from the coding sequence ATGACCACCGCCTTCTCAGCGAAGTGGCAGCACGCAGTCGTCACCGGCGGCGCGGGTTTCGTCGGTTCCCACCTGTGTACGGAACTGCTGGCCTCGGGTGTCGACGTCACCTGCGTCGACGACCTCAGTACCGGCCGTCTCGAGAACGTCGCCGCGCTCCTGGACCGTCCCGGATTCACCGTGCTGCGGGCCGATGTCACGGAGGGGATCCCGGTCGAGCGGCCCCCCGACCTGGTCCTGCACTTCGCGTCCCCCGCGTCGCCCGCCGACTATCTCCGGCTGCCCCTGCACACGATGGACACCGGCAGCCTGGGCACACGTCACGCCCTGGAGCTCGCCCACGCGTCCGGAGCCCGCTTCCTCCTCGCCTCCACCTCGGAGGTGTACGGCGATCCCCAGCAGAATCCGCAGGACGAACGCTACTGGGGCCATGTGAACCCCGTCGGGCCACGGAGTGTGTACGACGAGGCCAAGCGTTTCGGCGAGGCGCTGACCACCGCCCACGCCGAGTCCAAAGGCACCGACACCGCGATCGTGCGCCTGTTCAACACCTACGGGCCACGGATGCGCGGACACGACGGCCGCGCCGTACCGACGTTCGTCCGGCAGGCGCTCGCCGGCGAGCCCCTCACGGTCACCGGGGACGGGCGGCAGACCCGCTCGCTGTGCTACGTCGACGACACCGTGCACGGTGTGCTCGCGGCGGCGGCCCACAGCATGCGCGGCCCCGTGAACATCGGCAATCCCGGCGAGATCAGCATGCTCGACCTGGCCCGCCTGGTCATCGTCCTCACCGGCTCCGACTCCGAGATCCGCTTCATCGAACGCCCCACCGACGACCCGGCGTTGCGCTGTCCGGACATCACCCTGGCCCACGACAAGCTCGGCTGGGAACCGCGGGTGATGCCCGTGGAAGGGCTGCGCCGCACGATCGCCTGGTTCCGCGCCGAGGCGGAGAACGCGGCGGCGCCCCCGCCTCGCTGA
- a CDS encoding glycosyltransferase — MNILLWHVHGSWTTAFVQGPHTYLVPVTPDRGPDGRGRARTFSWPASVREVTPVELRETPVDLVILQRPHELGLAERWLGGRRPGRDVPAVHLEHNAPDGDVPNTRHPFADRDDLTLVHVTHFNRLFWDCGSTRTEVIEHGIVDPGHQYTGRLARAAVVINEPVRRGRHTGTDLLPGFADAAPLDVFGMRTGGLAARLGLPEVRCRGADLPQRELHAALAERRLYLHPVRWTSLGLSLLEAMQLGMPVVALATTEAAEAVPPGAGTLSTRPEVLARAVRNYLEDPGAAAADGARARQAALERYGLKRFLDDWERVMTEARS; from the coding sequence ATGAACATCCTGCTGTGGCATGTGCACGGCTCCTGGACCACGGCCTTCGTGCAGGGCCCTCACACCTACCTCGTTCCGGTCACTCCGGATCGCGGGCCGGACGGCCGAGGCCGGGCCCGTACGTTCTCCTGGCCGGCCTCGGTGCGCGAGGTGACGCCCGTGGAGCTGCGGGAGACACCGGTGGACCTGGTGATCCTGCAACGGCCGCACGAACTGGGGCTCGCCGAGCGATGGCTGGGCGGGCGCCGCCCGGGACGCGACGTACCCGCCGTCCATCTGGAGCACAACGCCCCGGACGGCGACGTGCCGAACACCCGGCACCCGTTCGCCGACCGCGACGACCTGACGCTCGTTCACGTCACCCACTTCAACCGGCTGTTCTGGGACTGCGGCTCCACCCGCACCGAGGTGATCGAGCACGGCATCGTCGACCCGGGTCATCAGTACACCGGCCGGCTCGCGCGCGCGGCCGTCGTGATCAACGAGCCGGTACGGCGGGGCCGTCACACCGGCACGGACCTGCTGCCCGGCTTCGCCGACGCCGCGCCCCTGGACGTGTTCGGCATGCGCACCGGGGGGCTCGCCGCGCGTCTCGGGCTGCCGGAGGTCCGCTGTCGCGGCGCCGACCTGCCCCAGCGCGAGCTGCACGCCGCCCTGGCCGAGCGCCGCCTGTATCTGCACCCGGTGCGCTGGACATCCCTCGGGCTCTCCCTGCTGGAGGCGATGCAGCTGGGCATGCCGGTCGTGGCCCTCGCCACCACCGAGGCCGCCGAGGCGGTCCCGCCGGGCGCGGGCACGCTGTCCACCCGGCCGGAGGTGCTGGCGCGGGCCGTACGGAACTACCTGGAGGACCCCGGGGCGGCGGCCGCCGACGGTGCGCGCGCCCGGCAGGCGGCCCTCGAACGCTACGGGCTCAAGCGCTTCCTGGACGACTGGGAGCGCGTGATGACGGAGGCGCGCTCATGA
- a CDS encoding SDR family oxidoreductase, producing the protein MSDDERQNPVERHPRPDFPRQDQEHPGWTGPMDPPPDHGEDSYRGSGLLKDRGTVLTGGDSGIGRAVALAYAREGADVLFTHLPEEAEDARETARLVEDAGRKAVAVPCDVRDEEQCRALIERAVAEFGRIDVLINNAAYQMSQPDGIQAISTEQFDRVVRTNLYGMFWLCRMALPHIPAGGSVINSTSVQAYKPSPHLLDYAMTKGAIVTFTQGLAQMVASDGIRVNAVAPGPVWTPLIPATLPDTKEFGKQAPLGRPAQPAEMAPAYVFLASDRASFITAEILNATGGTPLP; encoded by the coding sequence ATGAGCGACGACGAGCGGCAGAACCCGGTCGAGCGGCATCCCCGGCCGGACTTTCCACGGCAGGACCAGGAGCATCCCGGCTGGACCGGCCCCATGGACCCGCCGCCCGACCACGGGGAGGACTCCTACCGTGGCAGCGGGCTGCTCAAGGACCGCGGGACGGTCCTGACCGGCGGGGACTCCGGGATCGGCCGCGCGGTGGCGCTGGCGTACGCCCGGGAGGGCGCGGACGTCCTGTTCACCCATCTGCCGGAGGAGGCGGAGGACGCCAGGGAGACGGCCCGGCTCGTCGAGGACGCCGGGCGGAAGGCGGTCGCCGTCCCGTGCGACGTGCGCGACGAGGAACAGTGCCGTGCCCTGATCGAACGGGCGGTCGCCGAATTCGGCCGGATCGACGTGCTGATCAACAACGCCGCCTACCAGATGTCCCAGCCCGACGGCATCCAGGCCATCTCGACGGAGCAGTTCGACCGGGTCGTGCGGACGAACCTCTACGGCATGTTCTGGCTGTGCAGGATGGCCCTGCCGCACATCCCGGCGGGCGGGTCCGTCATCAACTCCACCTCCGTGCAGGCGTACAAGCCCAGTCCGCACCTCCTCGACTACGCCATGACCAAGGGCGCGATCGTCACGTTCACCCAGGGGCTGGCGCAGATGGTCGCCTCGGACGGTATCCGCGTCAACGCGGTGGCGCCCGGGCCCGTATGGACACCGCTGATCCCGGCGACGCTGCCGGACACGAAGGAGTTCGGCAAGCAGGCACCGCTCGGACGGCCCGCCCAGCCCGCCGAAATGGCACCCGCCTATGTGTTCCTCGCCTCCGACCGGGCGAGTTTCATCACGGCGGAGATCCTCAACGCCACCGGCGGCACGCCCCTGCCCTGA